A genome region from Fervidobacterium changbaicum includes the following:
- a CDS encoding pyruvate carboxylase subunit B: MFTDTTFRDGHQSLIATRMRTRDILGIIEEVDSMGFQALEVWGGATFDVCVRYLDEDPWERLRQIRSKLKNAKVQMLLRGQNLVGYRHYADDVVELFVKKTVENGVQVIRIFDALNDIRNLEKSIEVALKCGAHVQGAISYTVSPVHTIEYYMNYAKQLVERGVHSLCIKDMAGLLTPKVAAELVKNLKSKFDLPVEVHSHATAGLGELAYLAAIEAGVDILDTAFSPFAMTTSQPAFEPIYYSWNEYKSLPEIDWKKVDRIVKYLAEVRKGYEEYDVKMYSIDHRIITSQVPGGMYSNLVKQLAEQKMLNKLDAVLEEIPRVRKDLGYPPLVTPTSQIVGVQAVLNVLTGERYAKVTREVKDYVKGLYGRPPAPIDEELVKKILGDEKPIEGRPADYIEPELEKRKKEIGLLASTDEDLLIYAILGEVGKQYLKKRYDEKICVDWSIVNEYEGGYPI, from the coding sequence ATGTTCACAGATACCACTTTCCGTGACGGACACCAATCGTTAATCGCCACAAGAATGAGAACAAGGGATATACTTGGGATAATAGAAGAAGTAGACAGTATGGGGTTCCAAGCTCTTGAAGTCTGGGGTGGGGCAACGTTTGATGTATGCGTGAGATATTTGGACGAAGACCCATGGGAACGACTGAGGCAGATTAGGTCAAAACTGAAAAACGCCAAAGTCCAGATGCTTTTGCGTGGACAAAACCTCGTTGGTTACAGACACTACGCGGACGATGTTGTGGAACTGTTTGTTAAAAAGACAGTTGAAAACGGAGTACAGGTAATCAGGATATTCGATGCGCTGAACGATATAAGAAATTTGGAAAAGAGCATAGAGGTTGCCTTGAAGTGCGGTGCGCATGTTCAAGGTGCAATATCGTATACCGTCAGTCCAGTTCATACCATCGAGTACTACATGAACTACGCCAAGCAGCTTGTCGAACGCGGTGTTCATTCTTTGTGTATAAAAGACATGGCAGGTCTGCTCACACCAAAGGTTGCCGCAGAACTGGTCAAGAACTTGAAATCAAAGTTCGATTTGCCCGTCGAAGTACATTCACACGCTACAGCAGGACTTGGTGAACTTGCGTACTTGGCCGCTATTGAAGCCGGTGTGGATATTCTTGATACTGCATTTTCACCGTTTGCAATGACAACGAGCCAACCCGCATTCGAACCGATTTATTACTCATGGAATGAATACAAATCGTTACCAGAGATAGACTGGAAAAAGGTTGACAGGATCGTGAAGTATCTTGCCGAGGTAAGAAAGGGATACGAAGAGTACGATGTTAAGATGTACAGTATAGACCACAGGATAATTACCTCGCAAGTTCCGGGTGGAATGTATTCTAACCTTGTTAAACAACTTGCCGAACAAAAGATGCTCAACAAACTCGACGCTGTTCTTGAAGAGATCCCGCGCGTGAGAAAAGACCTTGGCTATCCTCCGTTGGTTACACCAACAAGCCAGATCGTCGGTGTGCAAGCAGTACTCAACGTGTTAACGGGTGAACGGTATGCAAAAGTCACAAGGGAAGTCAAAGACTACGTAAAAGGCCTTTATGGAAGACCACCTGCACCAATTGATGAAGAGTTGGTTAAAAAAATTCTGGGTGACGAAAAACCGATAGAGGGTAGACCTGCAGATTACATCGAACCAGAACTCGAAAAGAGAAAAAAAGAAATAGGTCTTTTAGCTTCAACTGATGAAGATTTGCTCATTTACGCAATCTTGGGTGAGGTCGGAAAGCAGTACCTAAAAAAGCGCTACGATGAGAAGATCTGCGTTGACTGGTCTATCGTTAACGAGTACGAAGGAGGCTACCCGATTTGA
- the folK gene encoding 2-amino-4-hydroxy-6-hydroxymethyldihydropteridine diphosphokinase, translating into MIIGLGNDIVDISRVDEKLQRRILTEEERKNKGGKITKEYVAGRFALKESYFKALLRGLSGNSFQDISFLNRIDGSLYAMHHRYKPSRNGLYNYIHASLSHDSFAFATVVLEKLHGKVFLGIGTNLGNREENIQKTIEKLSEISKVLSVSSIIETEAYGKTDQPSFLNCVVEIESNFAPDELLNELLRIEREMGRVRIEKWGPRIIDLDILFYGNLVIKSDVLTVPHYDFENRIFFVKPMYELAPNFVHPVSLKTVREILDELENKASKSKS; encoded by the coding sequence TTGATAATAGGTCTGGGCAACGACATCGTCGATATCTCCAGAGTCGATGAAAAACTCCAAAGACGGATACTTACCGAAGAAGAAAGAAAAAATAAAGGTGGGAAGATAACTAAAGAATACGTCGCAGGCAGGTTCGCACTAAAAGAGAGTTACTTCAAAGCACTCTTGAGAGGTTTATCGGGAAACTCGTTTCAGGATATTTCTTTCTTAAACAGAATTGACGGTAGTCTTTACGCAATGCATCACCGCTATAAGCCATCAAGAAACGGTCTTTACAACTACATTCATGCCTCACTATCGCACGATTCGTTCGCATTCGCAACTGTTGTACTTGAGAAATTGCACGGTAAAGTGTTCTTAGGTATTGGAACAAACTTGGGAAATCGTGAAGAAAACATACAAAAGACTATCGAAAAACTAAGCGAAATATCAAAAGTACTTTCCGTATCGAGTATTATCGAAACAGAAGCTTACGGAAAAACAGATCAACCTTCTTTCTTGAATTGTGTCGTGGAAATAGAAAGCAACTTTGCACCAGACGAGCTTTTAAATGAACTACTCAGAATAGAAAGAGAAATGGGAAGAGTGCGCATCGAAAAATGGGGGCCAAGGATCATCGATTTGGATATTTTGTTCTACGGGAATTTGGTTATCAAGAGTGATGTACTAACCGTTCCGCATTACGATTTTGAGAATAGAATATTCTTTGTGAAACCGATGTATGAATTAGCACCGAATTTTGTGCATCCTGTTTCTCTGAAAACTGTAAGAGAAATCCTCGATGAATTAGAAAACAAAGCGTCAAAGTCTAAAAGCTAG